The proteins below are encoded in one region of Bacteriovorax sp. Seq25_V:
- a CDS encoding glycosyltransferase family 2 protein has product MKISIVTPCYNEAANIPELINRFSKVSKKLNLELVIVNNGSTDNTVSVLTDHAKPHDFIKVVDIPVNKGYGFGITEGLKQCTGDFIGWTHADLQTDPMDIYRAYQILLESETLQVYIKGRRSGRPLLDTILSIGMSIFETLLFQKKIYEINAQPNIFPAYFFKAMKNYPNDFSLDLFFYTEAIKKDLKIIRMKTLFPSRLHGASKWNKGPMSVVKFITRVVVFSIKRRFTY; this is encoded by the coding sequence ATGAAGATTTCTATTGTTACACCGTGCTATAACGAAGCGGCCAATATTCCTGAATTGATTAATAGATTTAGTAAGGTCAGTAAAAAGTTAAATCTTGAACTCGTAATTGTTAACAATGGGTCAACTGACAACACTGTAAGTGTACTAACTGATCACGCCAAGCCACATGACTTCATTAAAGTTGTCGATATTCCAGTCAACAAAGGCTATGGGTTCGGTATCACTGAAGGTCTTAAGCAATGCACAGGCGATTTTATCGGATGGACACACGCAGACCTTCAAACAGACCCGATGGATATATATAGGGCCTATCAAATTCTTCTCGAGTCTGAGACATTACAAGTTTATATTAAAGGAAGACGTTCTGGCAGACCACTTCTCGACACTATACTAAGTATTGGAATGAGTATTTTTGAGACACTTCTTTTTCAAAAAAAGATATATGAAATCAATGCTCAACCAAATATTTTTCCTGCATATTTTTTCAAAGCAATGAAAAACTATCCTAACGACTTTTCACTTGATCTCTTTTTCTACACTGAAGCGATTAAAAAAGATCTTAAGATTATTCGAATGAAAACACTCTTTCCTTCTCGCCTTCATGGCGCATCGAAATGGAATAAGGGGCCGATGTCTGTCGTTAAATTTATAACTAGGGTTGTGGTTTTCTCGATAAAGAGAAGATTTACCTACTAG
- a CDS encoding NTP transferase domain-containing protein, translating into MTSVIIPISQIHQDCLTRLFLNKTIFEHIKNNFPEKTNFYSISQEVDQRISGTININVAKNNKGPLQTIESAISHLSIDENDEVFIHYSDLLVLFDYKKFKSTIDSTKDTILFISKHQTPFRLDSQDYSFVKNVSGQKIQIGHKKSFTQIPHSEDVSCGLYYFKTFKLLKDFIKKSISLNHFHTESIFDQSDIQKETYGDVINLELDSKSKIRLFENWYHYFDVAKISEQRIPDIEYIVPLAGKGSRFASANYATPKHLLPIEDMTLIEFTAGHVKEAKKYHFITLDDKADYLDRFKPLALRKILTPTEGQACSVYEAVKHIADDSEILVGVCDNCAEFDIEAFNKLKVQSDVIYFSFTNHPNMMTRPEHYGWLKTDNQNMVTGVSVKTPISKTPLKDQAIVGLFYFKKALMFKKAYQELLNQCDKINGEYYVDSLVPYLIKENLKVSSFPVKHFISLGTPNEYESFFYFKSCYQELSSR; encoded by the coding sequence ATGACATCTGTAATCATTCCCATTTCTCAAATTCACCAGGACTGTCTTACCAGGCTCTTCCTCAACAAGACTATTTTTGAGCACATCAAAAATAATTTTCCCGAAAAGACTAACTTCTATTCCATCTCACAAGAAGTTGATCAGAGGATTTCGGGGACTATAAATATTAATGTAGCAAAGAATAATAAAGGCCCACTTCAAACTATTGAAAGCGCAATTAGTCATCTCAGTATCGATGAAAATGATGAAGTTTTCATTCATTATAGTGACCTTCTTGTCCTCTTTGATTACAAGAAGTTCAAGTCCACAATTGATTCCACTAAAGACACAATACTTTTTATCTCCAAACACCAGACCCCTTTCAGACTCGACTCTCAAGATTATTCTTTCGTAAAAAATGTTAGTGGTCAAAAAATTCAAATTGGACATAAGAAATCGTTTACTCAAATACCACATAGTGAAGATGTTTCTTGCGGTCTTTATTATTTTAAAACATTTAAACTTCTTAAAGATTTTATAAAGAAATCAATTTCATTAAATCACTTTCACACAGAATCAATATTTGACCAATCTGACATACAGAAAGAGACATATGGTGATGTCATCAATTTAGAGCTAGATTCGAAATCCAAAATAAGATTATTTGAAAACTGGTATCACTATTTCGATGTCGCCAAAATATCTGAGCAACGAATACCCGATATTGAGTACATAGTACCACTTGCAGGAAAAGGTAGCCGTTTTGCTAGTGCAAACTACGCAACACCAAAACACCTCCTACCGATTGAAGATATGACTCTGATTGAATTCACTGCTGGACATGTGAAGGAGGCAAAGAAATACCACTTCATCACGCTTGATGATAAAGCTGATTACTTGGATAGATTCAAACCTCTAGCTCTTAGGAAAATTTTAACACCTACAGAAGGTCAGGCCTGCAGTGTTTATGAGGCCGTTAAACACATAGCAGATGACAGTGAAATTCTCGTAGGGGTTTGCGATAACTGTGCCGAGTTTGATATTGAAGCTTTCAATAAGCTTAAGGTCCAAAGTGATGTTATTTATTTTTCATTCACTAATCATCCTAACATGATGACACGACCAGAACATTACGGATGGCTTAAAACAGATAACCAAAACATGGTTACTGGTGTAAGTGTTAAAACTCCAATTTCAAAGACACCTTTAAAAGATCAAGCAATTGTTGGTCTTTTCTATTTTAAAAAGGCGTTAATGTTTAAAAAAGCTTACCAAGAGCTTCTAAACCAGTGTGACAAGATTAATGGCGAATACTATGTTGATTCTCTAGTACCCTATTTAATCAAAGAGAATCTCAAGGTTTCATCTTTTCCAGTAAAGCACTTTATTAGTCTTGGAACACCTAATGAATATGAATCTTTCTTCTACTTTAAATCATGCTATCAGGAGTTAAGTTCACGATGA
- a CDS encoding class II aldolase/adducin family protein yields the protein MENLDHIISLCKLIELRKDYNQSNGGNISFKEGNKIYIKPSGRHMGNINTIDDFFSSEMDAFNNLLLENSDLDSHQKNFYQQFDADSLRPSIETFLHVQLKKYTVHLHQIGSLILSCRNDWKNYIGQHFPKALCLNYAHPGLELGIELKKEISKLGHIPEVIFMQNHGIIISTDSYQELETLLNVTFKKINSLIQYTNFHIDYFEAAEKLFRILQKKSIKFYTSQWQEKLPSCFGNYLSPDIIIHLGDSPEDQNIKNTSNKKVLVYNDYLFLLEQDAVKRTEVEELAIAQIEICLALEESNINFLDKTVVERISNWALGKARR from the coding sequence ATGGAAAACCTAGACCACATTATTTCTCTGTGCAAACTCATCGAATTAAGAAAAGACTATAATCAGTCTAACGGGGGAAATATATCCTTTAAAGAGGGAAATAAAATTTACATTAAACCAAGTGGCAGACACATGGGCAATATAAATACCATCGATGATTTCTTTAGTTCGGAGATGGATGCCTTTAATAATTTACTATTAGAAAATTCAGATCTCGATTCACATCAAAAAAATTTCTATCAACAATTCGATGCAGACTCTTTACGACCAAGTATCGAAACTTTTTTACATGTCCAACTTAAAAAGTATACTGTACATCTTCATCAGATAGGCTCACTCATTCTTTCTTGTCGAAATGATTGGAAAAATTATATCGGACAGCACTTTCCAAAGGCACTCTGCCTTAACTACGCTCATCCGGGCCTTGAGTTAGGAATAGAGCTAAAAAAAGAAATCTCAAAACTTGGACACATTCCAGAAGTTATCTTCATGCAAAATCATGGAATTATTATCAGCACTGATTCCTACCAAGAACTAGAGACTCTTCTAAACGTTACTTTTAAGAAGATCAATTCACTAATTCAATATACTAATTTTCATATCGATTATTTTGAAGCTGCTGAGAAGCTGTTTAGAATTCTTCAAAAGAAAAGTATTAAATTCTATACCTCTCAGTGGCAAGAGAAGCTTCCAAGCTGTTTTGGCAATTACCTCAGTCCAGATATCATTATTCACCTTGGCGATAGTCCAGAAGACCAGAATATTAAAAATACCAGTAACAAAAAAGTGTTAGTCTATAATGACTATCTATTTCTACTTGAGCAAGACGCTGTAAAAAGAACAGAAGTTGAAGAATTGGCCATAGCACAGATTGAAATATGTCTGGCACTCGAAGAAAGTAATATTAACTTTCTGGACAAGACAGTAGTCGAAAGAATATCTAATTGGGCACTAGGGAAAGCGAGAAGATAA
- a CDS encoding radical SAM protein, whose amino-acid sequence MEIITFIRIENKEFELYQLQGLMYPPMWAVTLNSYLMKEFSQQLKSELVDLRIQEFKEIKPSSYYCLSGMNQDLHVLAEVADKLRKLNPRAKILLGGPITWSFEQEGKLSELNFADHIFIGDGEVEFVEYFKKDFAKINISRIINAETKFNLSDAIAFDEKLFSHLIPYYSGGCVEVSRGCPFLCEFCDIRVMPDNNRSHCKSIDVIMDELKVFQRSGLNFVFMACDNFNGDVKWAERLCDEIIKWRAIEDVKISFYTWSTINICYHPNLLKKMRLAGIDTLFIGIESFHQNSLLETSKVQNTKLDLIEANKLIQSYGFILYAGLIMGFDNDPEDIASIQLEGLEKSGLISGDITPLLALPGTPLYKRLKDDGRLRVHQKSSLGYKRYSSNIIFNRPTDVIKKQLKEYLNGYNRGTFQRRRYINFLKSQLSEQRIDSKTGDYASLSEVFKIVIREPAVLLNYIKRMMMVFINLERAANFIFASAYTLYFSIRYFNCMSYFKFWLFAWTTSLLKSLNIPESEIDLQGNHEIKETKLQVLKLKVANE is encoded by the coding sequence ATGGAAATTATTACGTTTATAAGAATTGAAAATAAAGAGTTCGAGCTGTATCAATTACAGGGACTTATGTATCCGCCAATGTGGGCGGTGACGCTTAATTCTTATCTGATGAAAGAGTTTTCGCAACAGTTAAAAAGCGAGTTAGTTGACCTTCGCATTCAAGAATTCAAGGAAATTAAACCTTCATCATATTACTGCCTGTCTGGGATGAATCAAGATTTGCACGTATTAGCCGAGGTCGCCGATAAACTTAGAAAATTAAATCCTAGGGCCAAGATTCTTCTTGGGGGTCCGATTACCTGGTCATTTGAGCAAGAGGGAAAACTTTCAGAATTAAATTTTGCTGATCATATCTTCATTGGAGATGGAGAAGTTGAGTTTGTTGAATACTTTAAAAAAGATTTTGCGAAGATAAATATCTCAAGAATTATTAATGCGGAGACTAAGTTTAATCTTTCTGATGCAATCGCATTTGATGAAAAGCTTTTTTCGCATCTTATTCCATATTACTCAGGTGGCTGTGTAGAGGTTTCACGCGGTTGTCCATTTCTATGTGAATTTTGTGATATTCGGGTAATGCCTGATAATAATCGCTCACATTGTAAATCTATTGATGTCATTATGGATGAGCTAAAAGTATTTCAACGTAGCGGTCTGAACTTTGTTTTTATGGCCTGTGATAATTTTAATGGTGATGTGAAGTGGGCCGAAAGGTTATGTGATGAGATTATCAAATGGCGTGCTATTGAAGATGTCAAAATAAGTTTTTATACTTGGTCGACAATAAATATATGCTACCATCCAAACTTATTGAAGAAAATGAGGCTTGCTGGAATTGATACGCTCTTTATTGGTATCGAAAGTTTCCATCAAAACTCTCTTCTTGAGACCTCGAAAGTCCAAAATACAAAGTTAGATCTCATTGAGGCAAATAAGCTTATTCAAAGTTATGGATTTATTCTATATGCCGGTCTTATTATGGGCTTTGATAATGACCCTGAAGATATTGCAAGCATTCAGCTTGAAGGACTGGAGAAATCAGGGTTAATCTCGGGGGACATAACACCACTTCTTGCATTGCCAGGGACACCTCTGTACAAACGTCTGAAAGATGATGGACGTCTAAGAGTGCATCAAAAATCATCACTTGGTTATAAGCGCTACTCCAGCAATATTATCTTCAATAGACCAACTGACGTAATTAAAAAGCAACTGAAAGAATATTTAAATGGCTATAATAGAGGAACTTTTCAACGTCGTCGCTATATAAACTTTTTAAAATCACAGCTGAGTGAACAAAGAATTGATAGCAAAACAGGAGACTATGCTTCACTATCTGAAGTATTCAAAATTGTAATTCGTGAACCTGCAGTTCTTCTAAATTACATTAAACGAATGATGATGGTATTTATTAATCTCGAAAGGGCCGCTAATTTTATTTTTGCATCGGCCTATACACTATATTTCTCGATTCGTTACTTTAACTGTATGTCTTATTTTAAGTTTTGGCTCTTTGCTTGGACAACTTCATTGCTTAAGAGTTTAAATATCCCAGAGAGTGAAATTGATCTTCAAGGAAATCATGAAATCAAGGAAACAAAACTTCAAGTATTGAAATTAAAGGTGGCAAATGAGTAA
- a CDS encoding radical SAM protein, producing the protein MSKRKIALIYPLDDSLPLQSTSYRVYMPRYGILAVAARLINEGYEVQTYCEQSGSEVDWNFVQKADYVCYSILSFSAFKAYEYTQKVSQINPKAIQIYGGSHASLAADDCLDHVDYVIRNEGEETLVDLLSKLEQGNSVKDVLGLSLNFEGEKKHNVARPFISDVNQVLTADLIKNYKKRSIGTYIKDIFTIGMPRFNVVVSQSSRGCPFDCKFCFVKIELGKQYRRKTPEMVLMEIENGINQLGSKYVMFVDNDFCISKNHTLEVLKLIEEKYYGDIDLFIFTRITVAFDQDIVEAFKRAGRVCLALGIESIESDTQTEYKKEFSNNSIENALKILNDNGIKYHALFVVGSDYDTQESIDKILKFSIKNNAFYMGLQILYDFPRKEIVTKSEQCIPDHRYIHHDWRFFSGTFVIHFPKKIRPSVLQESVVKAHMDFYKKSKFFIQFYATKGIMRSYIKYLRMIEHGLYDENDILDEAKLENWIQEKKIEIKFNLYDYLLELGRFYAMNIFRKDSWMYLLSIVKPMQKPKLEEHSEEAA; encoded by the coding sequence ATGAGTAAGAGAAAGATCGCACTTATTTATCCACTCGATGATAGTTTGCCACTGCAATCAACAAGCTATCGTGTTTATATGCCTCGCTATGGAATTCTCGCTGTCGCGGCAAGACTTATTAACGAAGGTTATGAAGTTCAGACATACTGTGAACAGTCGGGTAGTGAGGTCGACTGGAACTTCGTTCAGAAGGCAGATTATGTTTGTTACTCAATCCTATCCTTTAGTGCTTTTAAGGCATATGAATATACTCAGAAGGTTTCACAAATAAATCCAAAAGCTATTCAAATTTATGGTGGCTCCCATGCTTCACTCGCTGCAGATGATTGTCTTGATCATGTTGATTACGTCATTCGTAATGAGGGAGAAGAGACTCTCGTTGATCTTCTCTCAAAGCTTGAGCAAGGAAATAGCGTAAAGGATGTATTAGGGCTGAGCTTAAATTTTGAGGGAGAGAAAAAGCATAATGTTGCAAGACCTTTTATTAGTGATGTTAATCAGGTCTTAACCGCGGATCTAATTAAGAATTATAAAAAGAGAAGTATAGGAACTTATATTAAAGACATCTTTACTATTGGAATGCCGAGATTCAATGTTGTGGTATCTCAGTCTAGTCGTGGCTGTCCCTTTGACTGTAAGTTCTGCTTTGTGAAAATTGAACTTGGAAAGCAGTATCGTCGTAAGACCCCAGAGATGGTTCTTATGGAAATTGAAAATGGGATTAATCAACTTGGATCGAAATATGTGATGTTTGTTGATAATGATTTTTGTATAAGTAAGAATCATACGTTGGAAGTTCTTAAACTTATTGAAGAGAAATACTACGGTGACATTGACCTCTTTATTTTCACAAGAATAACGGTCGCATTTGATCAAGATATAGTAGAAGCATTTAAAAGAGCTGGGCGTGTATGCTTAGCCCTTGGAATTGAGTCAATTGAATCTGACACGCAGACAGAATATAAGAAAGAGTTCTCAAATAACTCAATTGAGAATGCCTTAAAAATATTGAATGATAATGGGATTAAATATCACGCCCTCTTTGTTGTTGGTTCAGACTATGACACTCAAGAGAGTATTGATAAAATTTTAAAGTTTTCTATCAAAAATAATGCATTCTATATGGGACTTCAGATTCTTTATGATTTTCCACGAAAGGAGATTGTGACCAAGTCGGAGCAATGTATTCCAGATCATCGTTATATTCATCATGATTGGAGATTCTTTTCTGGAACTTTTGTTATTCATTTTCCCAAAAAGATTAGGCCTTCTGTTTTACAAGAATCAGTCGTTAAGGCCCATATGGATTTTTATAAGAAGAGCAAATTCTTTATTCAGTTCTATGCAACCAAAGGAATTATGCGCTCATATATAAAGTACTTGCGGATGATTGAGCACGGACTTTACGACGAGAATGATATCCTTGATGAAGCGAAACTAGAAAACTGGATACAAGAAAAGAAAATTGAGATAAAATTTAATCTCTATGATTATCTACTAGAGCTTGGTCGCTTCTATGCGATGAATATTTTTAGAAAAGATTCGTGGATGTACTTATTAAGTATTGTAAAGCCAATGCAAAAGCCAAAACTTGAAGAACACTCAGAGGAAGCCGCATGA
- a CDS encoding radical SAM protein: protein MSKKYCVISTTEGCATNLVENSQYKNSIGQAGAQLVSNVEEADVVIYNTCGYSQQMEDRAVGEIKKVRDLYPEKKIVVGGCLPSINKDSLKDIYDGETFRPGDIKKLFSLSDIDYDLIPEFDEQIGFDPNDFSSLSFKHRFLNSVRNIYFGIERAFGGRFQPLSNIVESAIVNNEYQTVTVSTGCLGECSFCSIKMAKGSVKSRPRTKIVEEIRSGLQLGKKKFWLLGDDIGCYGQDVGDNIANLLEDILSIEEDFSLVLNYMEPMFLEKYYDRLIVLLSDTRVKNINFPIQSGSKKIVFSMRRFYHPHNILKMMAELRKVNSQIVRKTNIIVGYPGETFSEYMESVKAVFYFDALVAFRFTPRKHSLAAKLPEQLNKFVIGYRFWFINLAILLRHSVVALTSLKNRVTSSVPRS from the coding sequence ATGAGTAAGAAATACTGTGTTATATCAACAACTGAAGGTTGCGCAACGAATCTCGTTGAAAATTCGCAGTACAAAAATTCAATTGGTCAGGCCGGAGCTCAGCTCGTAAGTAATGTTGAAGAGGCCGATGTTGTTATCTATAATACTTGTGGCTATTCTCAACAGATGGAAGACCGAGCGGTAGGTGAGATAAAGAAAGTTCGCGATCTTTATCCTGAAAAAAAAATCGTCGTTGGCGGATGCCTTCCAAGTATTAATAAAGACTCTCTAAAAGATATATATGATGGTGAAACTTTTCGCCCTGGGGATATAAAAAAACTCTTCAGTCTCTCAGATATCGATTACGACCTTATTCCTGAATTCGATGAACAAATTGGCTTTGATCCAAATGACTTCTCATCTTTAAGTTTTAAGCATCGCTTTTTAAACTCGGTGAGAAATATCTATTTTGGTATCGAGAGGGCTTTCGGTGGAAGATTTCAACCTCTCTCAAATATCGTCGAGTCGGCAATCGTTAATAATGAATATCAAACGGTAACTGTGAGCACTGGTTGCCTTGGTGAATGTTCTTTTTGCTCGATCAAGATGGCAAAGGGCTCGGTTAAGAGTCGCCCACGTACAAAGATTGTCGAAGAAATTCGCTCGGGCCTACAACTGGGCAAGAAGAAATTTTGGCTTCTTGGAGATGATATCGGATGTTATGGTCAGGATGTCGGGGATAATATTGCCAATCTTCTTGAAGACATTCTAAGTATCGAAGAAGATTTTTCTCTAGTTCTAAACTATATGGAGCCTATGTTTCTTGAGAAGTATTACGATCGTCTGATAGTGCTTCTTTCTGATACTCGAGTGAAAAATATCAATTTCCCAATACAGTCAGGTAGTAAGAAGATCGTCTTTAGTATGAGAAGATTTTATCATCCACACAATATTTTGAAGATGATGGCAGAACTTAGAAAGGTTAACTCGCAAATTGTGCGCAAGACAAATATCATTGTTGGTTACCCCGGAGAAACCTTCTCCGAATATATGGAAAGTGTGAAGGCCGTTTTTTATTTTGATGCTTTAGTTGCTTTTAGATTCACTCCGAGAAAACATTCGCTTGCAGCGAAGCTTCCCGAGCAATTAAATAAATTCGTTATTGGCTATCGTTTTTGGTTTATCAACTTGGCAATTCTTTTAAGACATAGTGTGGTGGCACTAACTTCTTTGAAGAATAGAGTTACTTCTTCAGTGCCGCGATCTTAA